The Streptomyces vinaceus genome contains the following window.
GACCTGTTCGACATGCTGGACCGGGTGGCCGGGCTGCTCTGGGAGCGCGGGCCCGCCCCGGCCCCCGAGGTCGCGCCGGCCCTGCGCCGCTCGGGCCTCGGCAAGCTCGGCGCGGTGCACCGCCGGCTGCCGCAGCTGCCGGAGCGGGCCGCGGGCGCCGCCGAGGCCGCCGCGCTGCTGCGCGACCCCGAGGCCCGCTCCGCCCTGCGCGACCTCGTCGCCCTGGCCCGGCCGTGGCCGGCGCCCGCCCCGCCGCCCGAGGAGGCGCCCGGCCGCCGGGGCGGTGCCATCCACAGCAAGGGCCGGGACAAGCAGGCGATCAGCCACCACTACGACGTCGGCAACGAGTTCTACGAGCACGTCCTGGGCCCCTCGATGGTGTACTCCTGCGCCTACTGGAGCCCGGGCTCCACCCTGGAGGAGGCCCAGCGGGACAAACTCGACCTGGTCTGCCGGAAGCTGGGCCTCCAGCCCGGTCAGCGGCTCCTCGACGTCGGCTGCGGCTGGGGCTCCATGGCCCTGCACGCGGCCCGGGAGCACGGGGTCCACGTCACCGGCATCACCCTCTCGCGCGAGCAGGCCGTGTACGCCCGCAAGCGGGCCGCGGAGGAGGGCCTGGCCGACCGGCTGGACATCCGGATCCAGGACTACCGGGACGTCAAGGACGGCCCGTACGACGCGATTTCGTCCATCGGCATGGCCGAACACGTCGGCGCGGAGCGCTACCGCGAGTACGCCCGCACCCTGCACGCCCTGCTGGCCCCCGGCGGCCGGCTGCTGAACCACCAGATCGCCCGCCCGCCGGAGCCGGACGAAGAGGCGTACCGCATCGACGAGTTCATCGACGCCTACGTCTTCCCCGACGGCGAACTCTCCCCGCTGGGCACGACGGTGGGCGAGCTGGAGCGGGCCGGGTTCGAGGTCCGCGACGTGGAGGCGCTGCGCGAGCACTACGCGCTGACGCTGCGGGCCTGGGTGGCGCGGCTGGAGGACAGCTGGGAGGAGGCCGTACGGCTCACCTCGCCGGGGCGGGCCCGCGTCTGGCGGCTGTACATGGCGGCCTCGGCGCTGGGCTTCGAGCACGGCCGGCTCGGCGTCAACCAGGTCCTCGCGGTGAAGCCGGCCGGGGCCGGGCGCTCGGGGCTGCCGCTGCGGCTGCGCACCTGGGGCGCGTGAGCCCGTGGGGCGGCCCGCGCGGCGGCCCCGTACGACGGCGGGAAGGGCCCCGGGGCGTGTGCCCCGGGGCCCTTCCGTGTCCCTGCCGTGAACGGCGCGTCCTACTCCGTCTTGATGGCGGTCAGCATGTTCAGCCGGGCCGCGCTGCGGGCGGGCCACATGGCCGCCAGGACGCCGACCACGCCGGCCAGCAGGAGGAAGATGCCGATCCGGTCCCACGGGAGGACCAGGGCGTAGTTCGGGACCCCCTTCGAGATGGTGGTGCCCACGGCCCAGGCGAGGAAGATGCCGATGCCGACACCGAGCACCGCGCCGAAGAGCGAGATGACCACCGCTTCCAGGCGGATCATGTTCTTGACCCGGCTGCGGTCGAGGCCGATCGCCCGCAGCATGCCGATCTCCTGGGTCCGCTCGAAGACGGACATCGCCAGGGTGTTGACCACGCCGAGCACCGAGATGATCAGGGCCATGCCGAGCAGCCCGTACATGATGTTCAGCATCGTGTTGATGATGCCGCCCATCTCGTTGCGCATGTCCTCCTGGGTGGAGACCTTGATCGCCGGGTTCTTGCCGAGGGCGTCGACGACCGTCTGCTGAGCGGCCTTCGAGGCGCCGGCGGCGGTGTTGACGTACACCTCGCGGATGTACTGCTCCTCGCTGTGCGAGGCGAGGATCTTGTTGTCGAGCACGTACGGGGAGAGCAGGCCCTCCAGGTCCTTGTAGACCGCGCCGACCTTGAGGGTGCCCTTCTGGCCGTCGTCGTACTGGACCTCCAGCGCGGAGCCGACGGAGAGGTTCTGCTTCTTCGCCGTGGTCTCGGCGACGGCCACCTCACCCTTGGCGAGGCTGTCCATCGAGCCGCTGAGGGTGTCGATGTTCAGCATCTGGCCGATGGCGGAGGGGGTGACGCCGGAGGCGGAGCGGAACGAGCCGCCGATCCGCAGGTAGCCGTCCGCCTGGGGGGAGACCGCCTTGATGCCGGGGGCCTTGGCCAGGGTCTCGGCGACCGACTTGTCCAGGCTCATGCCCTCGGCGGCCATGGAGACCTTGTAGTCGGCCTTCAGCTTGTCCGTGCTCATCTTGTCGACGGCGGTGCCCATGGTGATGCCGAGCACCGACAGGGTGGTGACCAGGGTCAGGCCGATCGACAGCGAGGCGGCGGTGACGGCGGTGCGGCGCGGGTTGCGCACGGCGTTCTGCGCGGCCAGCTTGCCGGGGATGCCGAACACCTTCTGCAGCGCGGGGCGTACGGCCCCGATGACCGGCTTGGAGAGCAGCGGCAGGACCACGATCAGGCCGATGAGCATGAAGAACGCGCCGGCGCCGAGGATCAGGCGGCCGTTCTGACCGCCCGTGGACACGCCGAGCAGGACCAGGCCGATGCCGCCGAGGCTGATGACCGAGCCGAGGACGTTCCGTACGACCAGGGACTTCGCGGTGGCCGGGAGGTGGGCGCTGCCCATGGCGGCGACCGGGGCGATGCGGCCGGTGCGCCAGGCGGGCAGCAGGGCCGCGAGGGTGGTGACCAGGACACCGATGACCACGGCCGCGACCACGGTGCCCGGGGCGATCACGAGGTCGCCGGCCGGGAGCTTGGCGCCGAAGGCCTCGATCGCGGAGCGCATGCCGATCGCCAGGCCGGTGCCGGCGACGAGGCCGACGACGGCGGAGACGACGCCGACGACCAGCGCCTCGGTGAGGACCGAGCGCATGACCTGGCCGCGGTTGGCGCCGACGGCGCGCAGCAGGGCCAGTTCCTTGGTGCGCTGGGTGACCAGCATGGTGAAGGTGTTGTAGATCAGGAAGATGCCGACGAAGAGGGCGATGCCGGCGAACGCGAGCAGCATCTGGTTCATGTTCGACATGCCCCGCTCGACGTCCTTGGCCTGCTCGGCGGCGAGGGCGGCGCCGGTCTGGGCCTTGGTGTGCTTGGAGTCGAGCAGCGGCTTGATGTCGGTGAGCAGCTGGTCGGCGGAGGTGCCGGCCTTGGCGGCGACGGACAGCTCCTGGTAGTAGCCGGGCTTGAGGTACAGCTCCTGGGCGACGGCGGTGTCGAAGAGGACCAGGCTGCCGCCCGCGCTGACCGCGCCGTCCTCGGTGGTGAAGATCCCGGAGAGGGTGTACTCCTTCACCGGGCCGTTGGTGGCGACGCGGACCTTGTCGCCGACCTTGTACTTGCCGGTGTCGGCGGTCGCCCTGTCGAGGGCGATCTGGTCGGCCTTGGCCGGGCCGGTGCCCTGGGTGAAGGCGTAGCGCGGGTCCTTGCCGTCCTTGACGGGGGCGTAGTTGGAGCCCTTGTTGGACCAGCCGGAGCCGATCAGCTCGCCCTTCTCGTCGCCGACGCCGGCGAAGCCGGAGACGCGGCCGGAGACGGAGTCGACGCCTCCCAGCGCCTTGACCTTGTCGAGGGTCTGCTGGCTGAGGCCGACCTCGCCCTCCTTCTGGCCGTCGTCGCCCCGGCCCTGGCCGTACGAGGTCACGGAGACGGCGACGCCGTCGTAGCTCTTGGCGGACTGGCTGGAGAGGGCCTTGCTGAGGGTGTCGGTGAAGACGAGGGTGCCGGAGACGAAGGCGACGCCGAGGACGACGGCGAGCACCGTCATCAGCAGCCTGGCCTTGTGCGCGAGCACGTTGCGCAGCGCGGTACGGAACATGGTGGAGGAGTCCAGGTGGTAAGGGGTCAGCGGGGACGGGGAGGGAACGTCCCTCAGCTGGTGCGGCCCTTGGCGTCGAAGGCCTTCATGCGGTCGAGCACCCCGTCGGCGGTGGGGCCGTGGACCTCGTCGACTATGCGGCCGTCGGCGAGGAAGATGACGCGGTCCGCGTAGGAGGCGGCGACCGGGTCGTGGGTGACCATGACGACGGTCTGGCCGAGCTCGCGGACGGAGTTGCGCAGGAAGCCGAGGACCTCGGCGCCGGAGCGGGAGTCCAGGTTTCCGGTGGGCTCGTCACCGAAGATGATCTCGGGGCGGGAGGCCAGGGCGCGGGCCACGGCCACGCGCTGCTGCTGGCCTCCGGAGAGCTGGGTCGGGCGGTGGCCGAGGCGGCCGGAGAGGCCGACCATCTCGATGACGGTGTCCAGCCACTGCTTGTCGGGCTTGCGGCCCGCGATGTCCATCGGCAGGGTGATGTTCTCCAGCGCCGTCAGCGTCGGCAGCAGGTTGAACGCCTGGAAGATGAAGCCGATCTTGTCCCGGCGCAGCTGGGTCAGCTGCTTGTCCTTGAGGGTGCCGAGCTCGGTCTCGCCGATGCGGACGGAGCCGGCGGAGAAGGTGTCCAGGCCGGCGACGCAGTGCATCAGGGTGGACTTGCCGGAGCCAGAGGGGCCCATGATCGCGGTGAACTGGCCCTGGCCGAAGTCCACGGAGACGTTGTCCAGGGCGACCACCTGGGTCTCGCCCTGGCCGTACACCTTGGAGAGGCCGGTGGCCCGGGCGGCCACGGCCTGGGTGGTGTGCGGGGCGTAGTTCATGGTGGTCACGGAAGCGACTCCTCGGGCTGCGGACCGGCTGCGGTCTGCGGATCGGCGGGACGCTCCCATCCTCGCCGTGCGCACCCCCGGCGGGGATCAGCCGCGGTGCCCGTTCCCTGGCCCACTGGAGTCTGATCGCGGGGCGGGCCGCCTCCTCCTTTGGTATGACGGCCGCCCCCGGGCGGTCTCGGGGGGGTGGGGTGGCCCGGGGTGGCGGGGAGGGTGGCGCGCGGGGTGGCGGAGGCCATCGAAATCCCGTCAATCCCGCGTCACGGGTGATCGCGCCCCGTAACGGGCCCACCGCGTGTTCTGCCGTCTGACGGCCTCTCAAGCGCCAATAAAATCAGACAACATCGGATAGACGGCCCACTGGTGACCAGGGTGATCCGGATAGGCTCGGCACAGCGTTCAGTGCTTTGTACGGGAGCCGCCACACCCTGCCCGGATGGTGGAATGCAGACACGGCGAGCTTAAACCTCGCTGGCCTAGGCCGTGCCGGTTCAAGTCCGGCTCCGGGCACGAGTTCGTTTCGCAACACGCACCGGAACATCCGGACGGCGGGGGCGCCCCAGGGCGCCCCCGCCGTCGTGTTTCCGGAAGCGGCTATGTGCGGAAATCATTGGAAACCTGCGGTGCGGTCGGCGTAAATACGGGCCCGGGTGTTGGGCAAAGATCCTCCCTGAGCAGTAGGGTCAGATTTTTGCTAACGCATTACTCTTGTTGCAAGGCCGCGCACGGTGGCCATGGAGGAGTGAGATGAGGAGCAGTAACCCGGTCTTCTCGCGACGGGGGTTCAGCCGCGACAACGGTGGCTACGCGGGCTTCGGCGCGCCGCAGCACCAGCAGGCCGGGACCAACCCGTACGCGACGAATCCTTACGCCACGGACGCGGCCACCGGTATGCCGCAGGCGCCCGCCCGTGCCGACGTGATGACCATGGACGACGTCGTGAGCCGTACGGCCATGACGCTCGGTACCGTCATCCTCACGGCGACGATCGCGTGGATCGCCATGCCGGTCGACCCGGCGAACGTCAACAAGTCGTACGGCATCGCCGTGGGCGCCGCGCTCGTCGCGATGGTCCTCGGGCTCGTCCAGTCCTTCAAGCGCAAGGCCTCCCCGCCGATCATCCTCGGCTACGCGGCCTTCGAGGGCTTCTTCCTCGGCGTCATCAGCGCGGCCACCAGCACCTACTTCGGTGCCGGCGTGGTCATCCAGGCCGTGCTGGGCACGATGTGCGTCTTCGCGTCCGTGCTGTTCGCGTACAAGATGCGCTGGATCCGCGTCACCCGCCGCTTCTACGGCTTCGTGATGGCGGCCGCCATGGGCTTCATGCTGCTCATGGTCGCGAACCTGCTGTTCTCGGTCTTCGCGGGCGGTGACGGCCTCGGCTTCCGCAGCGGCGGCCTCGGCATCCTGTTCGGCATCATCGGCGTCGTCCTCGGCGCCTGCTTCCTCGCCCTGGACTTCAAGCAGGTCGAGGACGGCATCACCTACGGCGCCCCGCGCGACGAGGCCTGGCTGGCGGCCTTCGGCCTCACGCTGACCCTGGTGTGGATCTACCTGGAGCTGCTGCGCCTGTTCCAGATCCTCTCCGGCGACGACTAGTCGTACCGGCGCCCGCGCACGGCGAGGGGGAAGGCCCCGCGAGCTCACCGCTCGCGGGGCCTTCCCGCGTCTCGGAGGGGTACGGGGTCGGGGACGGGAGGGGTGGGTGTCGGGTCGGGGGCGGGCTCAGCCGAATTTGCGGGCCGCCCTGCGCAGGTCGTACTCGT
Protein-coding sequences here:
- a CDS encoding ABC transporter permease produces the protein MFRTALRNVLAHKARLLMTVLAVVLGVAFVSGTLVFTDTLSKALSSQSAKSYDGVAVSVTSYGQGRGDDGQKEGEVGLSQQTLDKVKALGGVDSVSGRVSGFAGVGDEKGELIGSGWSNKGSNYAPVKDGKDPRYAFTQGTGPAKADQIALDRATADTGKYKVGDKVRVATNGPVKEYTLSGIFTTEDGAVSAGGSLVLFDTAVAQELYLKPGYYQELSVAAKAGTSADQLLTDIKPLLDSKHTKAQTGAALAAEQAKDVERGMSNMNQMLLAFAGIALFVGIFLIYNTFTMLVTQRTKELALLRAVGANRGQVMRSVLTEALVVGVVSAVVGLVAGTGLAIGMRSAIEAFGAKLPAGDLVIAPGTVVAAVVIGVLVTTLAALLPAWRTGRIAPVAAMGSAHLPATAKSLVVRNVLGSVISLGGIGLVLLGVSTGGQNGRLILGAGAFFMLIGLIVVLPLLSKPVIGAVRPALQKVFGIPGKLAAQNAVRNPRRTAVTAASLSIGLTLVTTLSVLGITMGTAVDKMSTDKLKADYKVSMAAEGMSLDKSVAETLAKAPGIKAVSPQADGYLRIGGSFRSASGVTPSAIGQMLNIDTLSGSMDSLAKGEVAVAETTAKKQNLSVGSALEVQYDDGQKGTLKVGAVYKDLEGLLSPYVLDNKILASHSEEQYIREVYVNTAAGASKAAQQTVVDALGKNPAIKVSTQEDMRNEMGGIINTMLNIMYGLLGMALIISVLGVVNTLAMSVFERTQEIGMLRAIGLDRSRVKNMIRLEAVVISLFGAVLGVGIGIFLAWAVGTTISKGVPNYALVLPWDRIGIFLLLAGVVGVLAAMWPARSAARLNMLTAIKTE
- a CDS encoding SAM-dependent methyltransferase, which translates into the protein MTEAAPRLAALAETLLGAPLPVRIRAWDGSEAGPPDGPTLVLNNRRALRRVLWRPGELGLARAWVAGDLTVDGDLFDMLDRVAGLLWERGPAPAPEVAPALRRSGLGKLGAVHRRLPQLPERAAGAAEAAALLRDPEARSALRDLVALARPWPAPAPPPEEAPGRRGGAIHSKGRDKQAISHHYDVGNEFYEHVLGPSMVYSCAYWSPGSTLEEAQRDKLDLVCRKLGLQPGQRLLDVGCGWGSMALHAAREHGVHVTGITLSREQAVYARKRAAEEGLADRLDIRIQDYRDVKDGPYDAISSIGMAEHVGAERYREYARTLHALLAPGGRLLNHQIARPPEPDEEAYRIDEFIDAYVFPDGELSPLGTTVGELERAGFEVRDVEALREHYALTLRAWVARLEDSWEEAVRLTSPGRARVWRLYMAASALGFEHGRLGVNQVLAVKPAGAGRSGLPLRLRTWGA
- a CDS encoding ABC transporter ATP-binding protein, producing the protein MNYAPHTTQAVAARATGLSKVYGQGETQVVALDNVSVDFGQGQFTAIMGPSGSGKSTLMHCVAGLDTFSAGSVRIGETELGTLKDKQLTQLRRDKIGFIFQAFNLLPTLTALENITLPMDIAGRKPDKQWLDTVIEMVGLSGRLGHRPTQLSGGQQQRVAVARALASRPEIIFGDEPTGNLDSRSGAEVLGFLRNSVRELGQTVVMVTHDPVAASYADRVIFLADGRIVDEVHGPTADGVLDRMKAFDAKGRTS
- a CDS encoding Bax inhibitor-1/YccA family protein → MRSSNPVFSRRGFSRDNGGYAGFGAPQHQQAGTNPYATNPYATDAATGMPQAPARADVMTMDDVVSRTAMTLGTVILTATIAWIAMPVDPANVNKSYGIAVGAALVAMVLGLVQSFKRKASPPIILGYAAFEGFFLGVISAATSTYFGAGVVIQAVLGTMCVFASVLFAYKMRWIRVTRRFYGFVMAAAMGFMLLMVANLLFSVFAGGDGLGFRSGGLGILFGIIGVVLGACFLALDFKQVEDGITYGAPRDEAWLAAFGLTLTLVWIYLELLRLFQILSGDD